Proteins encoded within one genomic window of Apis mellifera strain DH4 linkage group LG1, Amel_HAv3.1, whole genome shotgun sequence:
- the LOC724633 gene encoding histone H2B: MPPKVSGKAVKKAGKAQKNISKADKKKKRRRKESYAIYIYKVLKQVHPDTGISSKAMSIMNSFVNDVFERIAAEASRLAHYNKRSTITSREIQTAVRLLLPGELAKHAVSEGTKAVTKYTSSK, encoded by the coding sequence ATGCCGCCAAAAGTTAGTGGTAAAGCTGTGAAAAAAGCTGGTAAAGCtcagaaaaatattagtaaagctgataaaaagaaaaaaaggcggAGGAAGGAAAGTTatgctatttatatttataaagtactTAAACAAGTGCATCCTGACACTGGTATATCGAGTAAAGCAATGAGTATTATGAACAGTTTTGTGAATGATGTATTTGAACGCATTGCTGCAGAAGCATCAAGATTGGCGCATTATAATAAACGTTCTACTATTACTTCTCGTGAAATTCAAACTGCTGTGAGACTTTTATTACCTGGTGAATTAGCCAAGCATGCAGTCAGTGAAGGTACTAAAGCAGTTACCAAATATACCAGTtctaaataa